A single window of Mycolicibacterium aurum DNA harbors:
- a CDS encoding arginine repressor — translation MTAATTRAGRQARIVALLSAQSVHSQTELATLLANEGIDVTQATLSRDLEELGAVKLRGADGGVGVYVVPEDGSPVRGVAGGTERVTRLLGDLLVSTDASGNLAVLRTPPGAAHYLASAIDRAALPYVVGTIAGDDTVLLVAREPMSGAELAATVEHLSKS, via the coding sequence ATGACGGCAGCCACCACCCGCGCAGGACGGCAGGCCCGCATTGTCGCGCTGCTGTCGGCCCAGTCGGTGCACAGTCAGACAGAACTGGCGACGCTGCTGGCCAACGAGGGCATCGACGTCACACAGGCCACGCTGTCGCGTGACCTCGAAGAGCTGGGCGCGGTCAAACTCCGCGGCGCCGACGGCGGGGTCGGCGTGTATGTCGTCCCCGAAGACGGCAGCCCGGTGCGCGGCGTGGCAGGCGGCACCGAACGGGTGACGCGGCTGCTGGGCGACCTGCTGGTGTCCACCGATGCCAGCGGCAATCTCGCGGTGCTGCGCACCCCGCCCGGCGCAGCGCACTACCTGGCCAGCGCGATCGACCGCGCCGCGCTGCCGTACGTCGTCGGCACCATCGCCGGCGACGACACGGTCCTGCTGGTTGCCCGTGAACCGATGTCCGGCGCCGAACTCGCGGCCACCGTCGAGCACCTCTCCAAGTCTTGA
- the argH gene encoding argininosuccinate lyase: MSTNEGSLWGGRFADGPADALAALSKSTHFDWVLAPYDVVASKAHARVLHRAGLLTDEQRDGLLAGLDSLGADVADGSFGPLVSDEDVHGALERGLIDRVGAELGGRLRAGRSRNDQVATLFRMWLRDAIRRVADATLEVVAALATQAAAHPTAIMPGKTHLQSAQPILLAHHLLAHAHPLLRDVDRLADVDKRAAVSPYGSGALAGSSLGLDPDAIAEELGFDAASENSIDATASRDFAAEAAFVFTMIGVDLSRLAEDIILWSTTEFGYATLHDAWSTGSSIMPQKKNPDIAELARGKSGRLIGNLTGLLATLKAQPLAYNRDLQEDKEPVFDSVAQLEMVLPAMAGLVGTLRFDVDRMAELAPLGYTLATDVAEWLVRRGVPFRVAHEAAGAAVRAAEARGVGLEDLEDAELAGIHPDLTPEVRDVLTTEGSVNSRDARGGTAPIQVARQLSVVRDTSDRLRLRLRG; encoded by the coding sequence GTGAGCACCAACGAGGGTTCGCTGTGGGGTGGCCGGTTCGCCGACGGCCCGGCCGACGCCCTTGCCGCACTCAGCAAGTCGACCCACTTCGACTGGGTGCTGGCACCCTATGACGTCGTCGCCTCCAAGGCGCATGCCCGGGTGCTGCACCGCGCGGGTCTGCTGACCGACGAGCAGCGCGACGGGCTGCTCGCCGGCCTCGACAGCCTCGGAGCCGATGTCGCCGACGGCAGCTTCGGACCGCTCGTCTCCGACGAGGACGTGCACGGCGCACTGGAGCGTGGCCTGATCGATCGCGTCGGAGCCGAACTCGGCGGCCGGCTGCGGGCGGGCCGGTCGCGAAATGACCAGGTGGCCACGCTGTTCCGGATGTGGCTGCGCGACGCGATCCGCCGGGTCGCCGACGCGACGCTCGAGGTGGTAGCCGCCCTGGCCACCCAGGCCGCTGCGCACCCCACCGCGATCATGCCGGGGAAGACCCATCTGCAGTCGGCGCAGCCGATCCTGCTGGCCCACCACCTGCTCGCGCACGCGCACCCGCTGCTGCGCGACGTCGACCGGCTCGCCGACGTCGACAAGCGAGCCGCGGTGTCGCCGTACGGATCCGGCGCGCTGGCGGGCTCCTCGCTGGGCCTCGACCCCGACGCGATCGCCGAGGAGTTGGGCTTCGATGCCGCCTCGGAGAATTCGATCGACGCCACTGCGTCACGTGACTTCGCGGCCGAGGCCGCGTTCGTCTTCACGATGATCGGGGTGGATCTGTCCCGGCTGGCCGAGGACATCATCCTGTGGAGCACCACCGAATTCGGATACGCGACGCTGCACGACGCCTGGTCCACGGGCAGTTCGATCATGCCGCAGAAGAAGAATCCCGACATCGCCGAGCTCGCACGAGGTAAGTCGGGACGCCTGATCGGCAATCTCACCGGCCTGCTGGCCACGCTGAAGGCGCAGCCGCTGGCCTACAACCGAGACCTGCAGGAGGACAAGGAGCCGGTCTTCGACTCGGTGGCGCAGCTGGAAATGGTGCTGCCGGCTATGGCGGGCCTGGTAGGGACGTTGCGTTTCGACGTCGACCGCATGGCCGAGCTCGCCCCGCTCGGGTACACGCTGGCCACCGACGTCGCCGAGTGGCTGGTCCGTCGGGGAGTGCCGTTCCGGGTGGCGCACGAGGCGGCGGGCGCCGCCGTCCGGGCGGCCGAGGCGCGCGGCGTCGGCTTGGAAGACCTCGAGGACGCCGAACTGGCAGGCATCCATCCCGACCTGACTCCCGAGGTGCGTGACGTGCTCACCACCGAAGGTTCGGTGAACTCGCGCGATGCACGCGGCGGCACGGCGCCGATTCAGGTCGCCAGGCAGTTGAGCGTGGTGCGCGATACCTCGGACCGGTTGCGGCTGCGACTGCGCGGCTAA
- a CDS encoding argininosuccinate synthase: MSERVILAYSGGLDTSVAISWIGKETGREVVAVAIDLGQGGEDMEVVRQRALDCGAVEAVVVDARDEFAEQYCLPAIQSNALYMDRYPLVSALSRPLIVKHLVDAAREHKGGIVAHGCTGKGNDQVRFEVGFASLAPDLEVLAPVRDYAWTREKAIAFAEQNDIPINVTKRSPFSIDQNVWGRAVETGFLEHLWNAPTKDVYDYTEDPTVNWSSPDEVIVGFEKGVPVSIDGNPVTVLEAIEQLNQRAGAQGVGRLDVVEDRLVGIKSREIYEAPGAMVLITAHTELEHVTLERELGRFKRNTDQKWGELVYDGLWYSPLKTALEAFVANTQEHVSGEIRLVLHGGHIAVNGRRSAESLYDFNLATYDEGDTFDQSSAKGFVHVHGLSSSLSARRDLAGK, encoded by the coding sequence ATGTCCGAGCGCGTCATCCTGGCCTATTCCGGTGGCCTGGACACCTCGGTAGCCATCAGCTGGATCGGCAAAGAGACCGGCCGTGAGGTCGTCGCGGTCGCCATCGATCTCGGCCAGGGCGGTGAGGACATGGAGGTCGTCAGACAGCGCGCCCTGGACTGCGGTGCCGTGGAGGCCGTCGTCGTCGACGCCCGCGATGAGTTCGCCGAGCAGTACTGCCTGCCGGCCATCCAGTCCAACGCCCTCTACATGGACCGTTACCCGCTGGTGTCCGCGCTGAGCAGGCCGCTGATCGTCAAGCACCTCGTGGACGCGGCTCGCGAACACAAAGGCGGGATCGTCGCCCACGGGTGCACCGGCAAGGGCAACGACCAGGTGAGGTTCGAGGTCGGATTCGCCTCGCTGGCACCCGATCTCGAGGTTCTCGCGCCGGTGCGTGACTATGCGTGGACCCGGGAGAAGGCAATCGCGTTCGCCGAGCAGAACGACATCCCGATCAACGTCACAAAGCGCTCGCCGTTCTCGATCGATCAGAACGTGTGGGGGCGCGCGGTGGAGACCGGTTTCCTCGAACATCTCTGGAATGCCCCGACCAAGGACGTCTACGACTACACCGAGGATCCGACGGTCAACTGGAGCAGCCCCGACGAGGTCATCGTCGGATTCGAGAAGGGCGTGCCGGTCTCCATCGATGGCAACCCGGTGACCGTCTTGGAGGCCATCGAGCAACTCAACCAGCGCGCCGGCGCCCAGGGCGTGGGCCGTCTCGACGTCGTCGAAGACCGCCTGGTCGGTATCAAGAGCCGCGAGATCTACGAGGCGCCCGGGGCGATGGTCCTGATCACCGCGCACACCGAGCTTGAGCACGTGACGCTGGAACGCGAACTCGGCCGGTTCAAGCGGAACACCGACCAGAAATGGGGCGAGCTGGTCTACGACGGCCTCTGGTACTCACCGCTGAAGACCGCGCTCGAGGCGTTCGTCGCCAACACCCAGGAGCATGTGTCCGGCGAGATCCGGCTGGTGCTGCACGGCGGCCACATCGCGGTGAACGGTCGTCGCAGCGCCGAGTCGCTGTATGACTTCAACCTGGCGACCTATGACGAGGGCGACACCTTCGACCAGTCCTCGGCCAAGGGATTCGTGCACGTGCACGGTCTGTCGTCGAGCCTGTCGGCCCGGCGGGACCTGGCGGGCAAGTAG
- the argF gene encoding ornithine carbamoyltransferase produces the protein MTRHYLRDDDLSPAEQAEVLALAADLKKNPFSRRPLEGPRGVAVIFEKNSTRTRFSFEMGIAQLGGHAVVVDGRSTQLGREETLEDTGAVLSRYVDAIVWRTFAQERLAAMATGSTVPIVNALSDEFHPCQVLADLQTLAERKGALKGLRLSYFGDGANNMAHSLMLGGVTAGIDVTIAAPRGFEPHPVFVAAAETRAHQTSATVTLTDDPVSAADGADVLVTDTWTSMGQENDGLDRVRPFRPFQLNAALMNRADSEAIVLHCLPAHRGHEITDEVIDGPQSAVWDEAENRLHAQKALLVWLLEQ, from the coding sequence ATGACGCGGCACTACCTGCGCGACGACGACCTCTCGCCTGCCGAGCAGGCCGAGGTGCTCGCACTCGCAGCCGATCTCAAGAAGAACCCGTTCAGCCGCCGCCCCCTTGAGGGTCCCCGCGGAGTCGCGGTGATCTTCGAGAAGAACTCCACCCGTACCCGCTTCTCCTTCGAGATGGGCATCGCCCAACTCGGCGGGCACGCCGTCGTCGTCGACGGCCGCAGCACCCAGCTGGGCCGCGAAGAGACCCTCGAAGACACCGGAGCGGTGCTGTCGCGCTACGTCGATGCGATCGTGTGGCGCACATTCGCCCAGGAACGGCTGGCCGCGATGGCCACGGGTTCCACCGTCCCGATCGTCAATGCGCTGTCCGACGAGTTCCACCCGTGCCAGGTGCTGGCCGACCTGCAAACCCTGGCCGAGCGCAAAGGCGCGCTGAAAGGATTGCGCCTCAGCTACTTCGGTGACGGCGCCAACAACATGGCGCACTCGCTGATGCTGGGCGGCGTCACCGCCGGAATCGACGTCACCATCGCCGCACCGCGCGGCTTCGAGCCCCACCCGGTGTTCGTCGCCGCAGCCGAGACCCGCGCGCACCAGACAAGTGCCACCGTGACCCTCACCGACGACCCGGTCAGCGCAGCAGACGGGGCCGACGTGCTGGTGACCGACACGTGGACGTCGATGGGGCAGGAGAACGACGGACTGGACCGCGTCCGGCCCTTCCGGCCGTTCCAGCTCAATGCGGCCCTGATGAATCGTGCAGACTCGGAAGCCATTGTTCTGCACTGCCTTCCTGCGCACCGCGGCCACGAGATCACCGACGAGGTCATCGACGGACCGCAGAGCGCGGTATGGGACGAGGCCGAGAACCGTCTGCACGCTCAGAAGGCACTGCTGGTCTGGTTGCTGGAGCAATGA